One part of the Sporosarcina ureae genome encodes these proteins:
- a CDS encoding dynamin family protein, giving the protein MSTNHEFLQQTATYGQIFSNNEDDERKAKTTLLANKIIDKEYTIAFAGHFSAGKSSTINALTGDDLLPSSPIPTSANIVKVHKADEDYAIIHRVDGSAIKFSGHGFSEGVKAYSKDGAEVSLVEIGHTQSNLPEGITVMDTPGVDSTDDAHRLSTESSLHLADLVFYTMDYNHVQSEMNFRFTKELMRYNSNVYLIINQIDKHRDSELSFDEFKKSVEDSFKLWGVEPKGIFYTSLKQLDHPHNDFEKVKAIVDGSIEHREENFEQNIEQSLLKLKDEHMTYLQQQVDDLKENHSEILSESEWDQFEELNQDLKDAKKRLELVSGDEFYVNFEKERNELLSNAGLAPFETRELLKGHLEAKSPKFKVGLLFGAKKTAEERERRRQKLEDNISGLAHTQIEIYMKSLMKSSLKQAGILTDERSLAIDNIDLTLPFDEVDEQLHVQEVITGETILNYAEQMKRAIHLVYKRKTDKWKQEMSVIAKESGGEQSGPLVETIAMLQEKVDALKEMNKWLERMKWVDKEIANPSAPTRMGRDQLIAKWEQPKKIETIEYVAKEEVQETTAEEVEEVVEEQRQVVDSEKAIIHAQHIANSVEAIPGFAETAAYLMTKADRLKGQEFTVALFGAFSAGKSSFSNALIGEKVLPVSPNPTTAAINRIRPVSETHLHNTADIHLKDVATMTEDVALSFGALGIDISSLEDAFNKTDAAMKQPLEDENLHIHKSFISAFQRGYPLYTPALGTTLTVEREEFTKFVAQEERSCFVDSIDFFYDCPLTRHGITLVDTPGADSINARHTDVAFEYIRNADAILFVTYYNHAFARADREFLIQLGRVKDAFELDKMFFIVNAIDLASNEEEGEEVKGFVANELQKFGIRNPRVHGISSLEALEGKLTQQPNPLMVDFEEKFYSFLEHDLRAQVVQALEEETTKTIDRLASLIDRTIQNRSRKAERLEELATAEKAIKERFEKSASEILVKSTQDELSELVYYILQRVFLRFGDFFKEGYSPSTFAKNSSDKALKIALAETVNMVGFDLTQELKVTNLRILQYMKKQLLERQRMEVRSLSEMDQSIVPSPYEPNDKDMLSFETPYEDPMKYSAVNKSFKNQKSFFERGDRDILKAKLEEILKKDASSYLGDQKERIEKWADLWIDDEAEALRVHLLQESLVQIESERTLLDGSEQLEQWQKTYEKIRQEELVQ; this is encoded by the coding sequence ATGTCTACAAACCATGAATTTTTACAGCAAACTGCTACATATGGACAAATTTTCTCAAATAATGAAGACGATGAACGTAAAGCAAAAACGACGTTACTTGCTAATAAAATAATCGACAAAGAATATACGATTGCTTTTGCCGGACACTTTTCGGCAGGAAAATCTTCGACAATCAACGCATTGACAGGTGATGATCTTTTACCATCAAGCCCGATTCCGACAAGTGCGAACATTGTAAAGGTACATAAGGCGGATGAGGATTATGCCATTATCCACCGAGTAGACGGGAGTGCCATTAAATTCAGCGGCCATGGTTTCTCAGAAGGTGTCAAAGCCTACAGTAAGGACGGGGCTGAAGTTTCATTAGTTGAAATCGGCCATACACAATCCAATTTACCTGAAGGCATTACGGTAATGGATACACCGGGTGTTGACTCAACAGATGATGCCCATAGACTATCTACGGAGTCTTCATTGCACTTGGCAGATCTTGTATTTTATACGATGGACTATAACCACGTACAATCTGAAATGAATTTCCGTTTCACAAAAGAATTAATGCGTTATAACAGTAATGTGTACTTAATTATCAATCAGATCGATAAGCACCGTGACAGTGAATTATCATTCGACGAGTTCAAAAAGTCGGTGGAAGATTCATTCAAGCTATGGGGTGTAGAGCCAAAAGGGATTTTCTACACATCATTGAAGCAGCTGGATCATCCACATAATGATTTTGAAAAAGTCAAAGCGATCGTTGATGGTTCGATTGAACACCGTGAAGAAAATTTCGAACAGAATATCGAACAATCATTATTGAAATTAAAAGATGAGCATATGACATATCTTCAGCAACAAGTAGATGATTTGAAAGAGAACCATTCGGAAATCTTAAGCGAATCCGAGTGGGATCAGTTTGAAGAGCTAAATCAAGATCTAAAGGATGCGAAAAAACGTTTAGAACTAGTCTCAGGCGACGAATTCTATGTGAATTTCGAGAAAGAACGCAATGAATTATTATCGAACGCGGGACTTGCACCGTTTGAAACAAGAGAATTATTGAAAGGTCATTTGGAAGCAAAGTCACCGAAATTCAAAGTCGGCTTACTATTTGGCGCGAAAAAGACCGCAGAAGAGCGCGAAAGACGTCGTCAAAAGCTAGAGGATAATATTTCAGGTTTAGCTCACACACAAATCGAAATTTATATGAAGTCTTTGATGAAGAGTTCATTGAAACAAGCAGGAATTTTAACCGATGAGCGTTCACTTGCGATTGATAATATAGATCTGACACTGCCGTTTGACGAAGTCGATGAACAACTACATGTTCAAGAAGTGATTACAGGCGAAACTATTTTGAATTACGCAGAGCAAATGAAACGTGCCATTCATTTAGTATATAAACGTAAAACGGACAAGTGGAAACAAGAGATGTCCGTGATCGCGAAAGAATCCGGTGGCGAGCAATCAGGACCACTTGTTGAAACGATTGCGATGTTACAGGAAAAGGTAGATGCACTGAAAGAAATGAATAAATGGCTAGAACGTATGAAGTGGGTCGATAAAGAAATCGCCAATCCATCAGCGCCGACGCGTATGGGCCGTGATCAACTCATTGCTAAGTGGGAACAACCTAAAAAGATTGAAACGATCGAATATGTAGCGAAAGAAGAAGTGCAAGAAACGACTGCTGAAGAAGTAGAAGAAGTAGTCGAAGAACAACGTCAAGTGGTCGATTCGGAAAAAGCTATCATTCATGCACAGCACATCGCTAATTCAGTTGAAGCGATTCCTGGGTTTGCAGAAACGGCAGCGTATTTGATGACGAAAGCAGATCGCTTAAAAGGGCAAGAATTCACAGTCGCATTGTTTGGTGCATTCAGTGCAGGGAAATCTTCATTTTCTAACGCGTTGATTGGTGAGAAAGTGTTACCCGTTTCACCGAACCCGACAACCGCTGCGATCAACCGAATCCGCCCAGTGAGTGAAACGCACTTGCATAATACGGCAGATATCCACTTGAAAGATGTAGCAACGATGACAGAAGACGTAGCATTGTCATTCGGTGCGCTCGGTATCGATATTTCGTCACTTGAAGATGCCTTCAATAAAACGGATGCTGCGATGAAGCAACCACTTGAAGACGAGAATTTGCATATCCATAAGTCGTTCATCAGCGCATTCCAGAGAGGGTATCCACTCTATACGCCTGCTCTTGGTACGACGTTGACAGTAGAGCGTGAAGAATTCACGAAATTTGTTGCGCAAGAAGAACGTAGTTGTTTCGTCGATTCGATCGACTTCTTCTATGACTGTCCGTTAACTCGTCACGGTATTACGTTAGTAGATACACCGGGAGCGGATTCGATCAACGCGCGTCACACCGACGTAGCATTCGAATATATTCGTAATGCCGATGCGATTCTTTTCGTAACGTACTATAACCACGCATTCGCACGTGCCGACCGTGAATTCCTTATTCAGTTGGGCCGTGTAAAAGATGCGTTCGAACTTGATAAAATGTTCTTTATTGTCAACGCCATCGACCTTGCTTCGAATGAAGAAGAAGGCGAAGAAGTAAAAGGTTTCGTTGCGAATGAATTGCAGAAATTTGGAATCCGTAATCCACGAGTGCACGGTATTTCAAGCCTTGAAGCATTGGAAGGCAAGTTAACACAACAACCGAATCCATTAATGGTCGATTTCGAAGAGAAATTTTATTCATTCCTTGAGCATGATTTACGCGCGCAAGTTGTTCAAGCTCTAGAAGAAGAAACGACGAAAACAATTGATCGTCTAGCTTCGTTAATTGACAGAACGATTCAAAACCGTTCACGTAAAGCAGAAAGACTAGAGGAACTCGCGACTGCTGAAAAGGCAATTAAAGAGCGCTTCGAAAAGAGCGCAAGTGAGATTTTAGTGAAATCCACTCAAGATGAATTGAGTGAACTTGTCTACTATATTTTACAACGCGTCTTCTTGCGTTTCGGCGATTTCTTTAAAGAAGGCTATAGTCCGTCCACGTTCGCGAAGAACTCATCGGATAAAGCATTAAAAATCGCGTTGGCGGAAACAGTCAATATGGTAGGCTTTGACTTAACACAGGAATTAAAAGTAACGAATTTGCGTATTCTCCAGTACATGAAGAAACAATTGCTAGAACGTCAACGTATGGAAGTCCGTTCCTTGTCCGAAATGGATCAATCGATCGTGCCTTCACCATATGAGCCAAATGACAAAGACATGCTGTCATTTGAGACGCCGTATGAAGATCCTATGAAATATAGTGCAGTTAATAAATCATTTAAAAATCAAAAGTCGTTCTTTGAGCGCGGTGATCGTGATATCTTGAAAGCGAAGCTGGAAGAAATATTGAAAAAAGATGCGTCGAGCTATCTTGGTGATCAAAAAGAACGCATTGAGAAGTGGGCAGACTTATGGATTGACGATGAAGCAGAAGCATTACGCGTTCATTTATTGCAAGAAAGTTTAGTACAAATCGAATCGGAGCGTACATTGCTTGATGGTTCAGAGCAGCTAGAGCAATGGCAGAAAACGTATGAAAAAATCCGTCAAGAGGAGCTGGTTCAATGA
- a CDS encoding sulfurtransferase, producing MTQVFVSIHDIETSHAKWIDARFSLQDEERGKLDYQKEHVKGAVHWDLAEDLSGTSVEGGRHPLPSTEQLTELFRKSGLERTDAILIYDDGGNPFATRAWWMLQYGGFTNVHVVTEGYAELREIVDVTSDFVTPARSTVEPQWQDHLYASRSEVEEVVAGNQASQLVDARSEVRYRGEKEPLYHKAGHIPTARNFDWEQLKQDGQYDVKQAKEQLQQVVSPEDDVIVYCGSGVTASPLFAALKELDYPNVKLYVGSFSDWISKDDAPIETAIRG from the coding sequence ATGACACAAGTATTCGTATCTATTCACGATATAGAGACAAGTCATGCGAAATGGATCGATGCGCGCTTTTCATTGCAAGATGAAGAACGTGGCAAACTTGATTATCAAAAAGAACACGTAAAAGGCGCCGTTCATTGGGATTTAGCGGAAGATCTATCGGGCACATCAGTAGAAGGTGGACGTCATCCGTTGCCTTCTACTGAACAGTTGACTGAGCTATTCCGTAAAAGTGGACTGGAACGTACAGATGCAATTTTGATTTACGACGATGGTGGGAATCCTTTTGCAACACGTGCTTGGTGGATGTTGCAATATGGAGGATTCACGAATGTGCACGTCGTAACAGAAGGGTATGCTGAATTACGCGAAATCGTAGACGTAACAAGTGACTTTGTTACGCCTGCACGCTCAACAGTGGAACCGCAGTGGCAAGATCACCTATATGCAAGTAGAAGTGAAGTCGAAGAAGTGGTGGCGGGCAATCAAGCGTCACAACTTGTCGACGCACGTTCTGAAGTTCGCTATCGCGGAGAAAAAGAACCGCTCTACCATAAAGCTGGCCATATACCGACAGCTCGAAACTTTGATTGGGAACAATTAAAGCAAGATGGACAGTATGACGTGAAGCAAGCGAAAGAACAATTACAACAAGTTGTGTCACCTGAAGACGATGTCATCGTCTACTGTGGCAGTGGTGTAACGGCTTCCCCTTTATTCGCAGCACTTAAAGAACTGGACTATCCAAATGTAAAACTATATGTAGGTAGTTTCAGCGACTGGATTTCAAAAGACGACGCACCGATCGAAACCGCAATAAGGGGTTGA
- a CDS encoding metallophosphoesterase family protein has protein sequence MQFALLGDIHSSKEDLQAVLAQIANEAPEATLIGTGDLYECTVSKKDLHGQIYPTVEEVIRHPDGIDELFIFPSIYGNQEQRILLLTKQTEPKRDFLNDLPETLKIDEAIIIHGHQWPHNEAAAWLAEHLPESRVVFHGHTHRSGITSDGKHIAVNWNEEMSVRGSRTVVNVGAVVGSREWVLYDSEEQTVRFMKVSQR, from the coding sequence ATGCAATTCGCATTGCTCGGAGATATTCATTCATCAAAAGAAGATTTGCAAGCCGTACTGGCGCAAATTGCTAATGAAGCACCTGAAGCGACTCTTATTGGGACGGGTGATTTATACGAATGCACGGTCAGCAAAAAAGACCTTCATGGCCAGATTTATCCTACTGTCGAAGAAGTGATCAGACATCCGGATGGCATCGATGAGCTATTCATTTTTCCTTCAATTTACGGCAATCAAGAACAACGCATTCTGTTGCTGACTAAGCAAACAGAACCTAAACGGGACTTCTTGAACGACTTACCGGAGACTTTGAAGATAGATGAGGCAATCATCATCCATGGCCACCAATGGCCACATAACGAAGCGGCGGCGTGGCTTGCTGAGCATCTTCCAGAATCACGCGTAGTGTTTCACGGACATACCCATCGGTCAGGCATTACAAGCGATGGAAAACACATAGCGGTTAACTGGAACGAAGAGATGTCAGTGAGGGGTTCACGAACGGTTGTTAACGTAGGGGCTGTAGTGGGCTCTAGAGAATGGGTGTTGTATGATTCTGAAGAACAAACCGTTAGATTTATGAAAGTGTCACAACGCTAA
- a CDS encoding ABC transporter permease — protein MLGEQFYTQVRKSRNTFLIFAALNLLFLSGISFTFVIPGQRGFSLFFMVLTLVMYFIIANIFVGLFKDRKWFVFTICIILISVGMGWRLWLEWGEVTLVEHTSLAVYIGYPSISAIILTMFYIISHSIARKQSSFH, from the coding sequence TTGTTAGGAGAACAGTTTTATACCCAAGTAAGAAAATCAAGAAATACATTCCTGATATTTGCAGCTTTAAACCTTCTCTTCCTATCGGGAATATCGTTTACGTTTGTAATTCCAGGTCAGAGAGGGTTTAGTTTGTTTTTTATGGTTTTGACATTAGTAATGTATTTCATTATAGCAAACATATTCGTAGGTTTATTTAAAGATAGAAAATGGTTTGTTTTTACGATTTGTATAATTTTAATCAGTGTTGGAATGGGTTGGCGTTTATGGCTTGAATGGGGAGAAGTTACTTTAGTTGAACATACGAGTCTGGCAGTTTATATAGGGTATCCAAGTATTAGTGCGATCATCCTGACAATGTTTTATATCATTAGCCATTCTATAGCTAGAAAACAGTCATCTTTTCATTGA
- the yghU gene encoding glutathione-dependent disulfide-bond oxidoreductase yields the protein MTKYELSTVWKWEEENSNRWGNRPTAGERFEQKLPVGEAPFQLYSLGTPNGIKVTIMLEELKELDVDGADYDLYEINIGAEEQFGSDFVKVNPNSKIPALVDQSQSPRLEIFESGSILLYLAEKFNKLIPTDIHGRTETLNWLFWQIGAGPYVGGGFGHFFAYAPEPMKYPIDRFTMETKRQLDLLDKVLAQRSYIAGDTYTIADIAIWSWYGRLALGKLYEGSYEFLNMDEYTHLLEWSHRIAKRPGVQRGLAAEYQSLGE from the coding sequence ATGACAAAATATGAATTATCAACCGTGTGGAAGTGGGAAGAAGAGAATTCAAATAGATGGGGAAATCGTCCGACAGCCGGTGAACGTTTTGAACAAAAACTACCGGTCGGAGAGGCACCGTTCCAACTCTATTCACTCGGAACACCGAACGGAATTAAAGTGACGATTATGCTGGAAGAATTAAAAGAGTTGGATGTCGATGGTGCAGATTATGATTTGTATGAAATCAATATTGGAGCCGAGGAACAATTTGGTTCGGATTTCGTCAAGGTCAATCCTAATTCTAAGATCCCAGCCTTAGTCGATCAAAGTCAAAGTCCGCGTTTGGAAATTTTTGAATCAGGATCGATTTTGCTTTACTTGGCTGAGAAATTCAATAAACTGATCCCGACAGATATACATGGACGGACAGAAACCCTTAATTGGCTCTTCTGGCAAATTGGGGCGGGTCCTTATGTTGGTGGAGGATTTGGTCACTTTTTCGCTTATGCGCCAGAGCCAATGAAATACCCAATTGATCGTTTTACTATGGAAACGAAACGTCAATTAGACTTACTAGATAAAGTATTAGCTCAGCGTTCTTATATTGCTGGCGACACTTATACCATTGCAGATATTGCGATCTGGTCTTGGTACGGACGTTTAGCTTTAGGAAAGTTGTATGAAGGCTCTTATGAATTTTTAAACATGGATGAATATACTCATCTATTGGAATGGTCTCATCGCATTGCGAAACGACCAGGCGTTCAAAGAGGCCTTGCAGCAGAGTACCAGTCGCTTGGGGAGTAA
- a CDS encoding Zn-dependent hydrolase gives MKALDLDSKEFKRVMHNLHLENLNISSDMQEKVLELINTKTSITPTLIKDILRHGKV, from the coding sequence ATGAAGGCATTGGATCTGGACTCAAAAGAATTTAAACGAGTGATGCATAATCTTCATCTCGAAAATTTAAATATTTCTTCTGATATGCAGGAAAAAGTCTTAGAACTCATAAATACAAAGACTTCAATTACCCCTACTTTAATTAAGGATATATTGCGGCATGGGAAAGTATAA
- a CDS encoding reverse transcriptase-like protein — MLEVYIDGASAGNPGLSGIGVYIKGEGQDVRISEPIEPTNNHHAEFQALVRGLEEASKLTTGMVSVRSDSTVVVQSMEKEFVKNEQYAPYLKQALRLAETFDFFFIKWIADSTNKTADTLARQAILMQKKQKE, encoded by the coding sequence ATGTTGGAAGTGTACATAGATGGTGCTAGCGCAGGGAATCCTGGGTTGAGCGGAATTGGTGTGTATATAAAAGGAGAAGGACAGGATGTGCGGATTAGTGAGCCGATTGAGCCAACGAATAATCATCACGCGGAATTTCAAGCGCTTGTAAGAGGTCTTGAGGAGGCGTCTAAGCTGACAACAGGTATGGTGTCGGTGAGGTCTGATTCGACGGTAGTCGTGCAGTCGATGGAGAAGGAGTTTGTGAAGAACGAGCAGTATGCACCTTATCTGAAACAGGCGTTGCGACTGGCGGAGACGTTTGACTTTTTCTTTATAAAGTGGATTGCCGACAGCACAAACAAGACGGCAGATACACTTGCTCGGCAAGCGATTTTGATGCAGAAGAAGCAAAAGGAATAG
- a CDS encoding zinc-finger domain-containing protein, with the protein MDKVVVMKEINQLLDIYCEGCYVKKQLTNERGKTGAHQFCISDCTVGDQLQFLGREINKISTASK; encoded by the coding sequence ATGGATAAAGTAGTTGTCATGAAAGAAATTAATCAATTGCTCGATATATATTGTGAAGGTTGTTACGTCAAAAAACAACTAACAAACGAACGCGGTAAAACAGGCGCTCACCAATTTTGTATTTCCGACTGTACCGTAGGAGACCAACTGCAATTCCTTGGAAGAGAAATCAACAAGATCAGTACGGCCTCCAAATAA
- a CDS encoding cold-shock protein, with product MHQGKVKWFSSDKGYGFIEADDGEDIFVHFTGIATDGFKTLTEGQTVSFEVIEGNRGPQAANVSTLEDEV from the coding sequence ATGCACCAAGGTAAAGTGAAGTGGTTCAGCAGTGACAAAGGATATGGATTTATCGAAGCAGACGATGGTGAAGATATATTTGTACATTTCACAGGAATTGCAACCGATGGATTTAAGACACTGACTGAAGGTCAAACAGTTTCTTTTGAAGTAATTGAAGGAAATCGTGGTCCACAGGCGGCTAACGTATCGACTCTTGAGGATGAAGTGTAA
- a CDS encoding CidA/LrgA family holin-like protein → MKIVIALLQVGFLYILFLAGEFLRAKLSIPLPGSIIGLLLLWALLSIKVVPLRWVEKGAYVFLSTLPLYLIPATVGVMDYGHVFAGKGSLLIVITIGSTFITMVVASLVSQSMAKRQVKEEGTLS, encoded by the coding sequence GTGAAAATTGTCATCGCACTTTTGCAAGTAGGATTTTTATACATACTATTTCTAGCAGGAGAGTTTTTACGTGCGAAACTATCTATTCCTTTGCCAGGAAGCATTATTGGTTTGCTGTTGTTGTGGGCGTTGTTATCGATCAAAGTCGTCCCGCTTCGCTGGGTAGAAAAAGGGGCGTATGTATTTCTATCGACTTTGCCGCTTTATCTGATTCCGGCTACGGTTGGTGTCATGGATTATGGCCATGTGTTCGCCGGCAAAGGTAGCTTACTGATCGTTATCACAATCGGCAGTACATTCATCACGATGGTCGTCGCTAGTTTAGTTAGCCAATCTATGGCCAAGCGTCAAGTGAAAGAGGAGGGGACTCTTTCATGA
- a CDS encoding LrgB family protein: protein MNTLALAFTMIMLTVMLYFLMNAVYVRLRSPFLVPILTATIAVIVVLSLFNVSYETYMVGGKWIDALLGPAIVSLCIPLYKQRDIIKKNLLPIFGGVVVGGIVGMLTGVLAARLVGFSNDLLASILPKSITSPIAMQIAEELGGIPSLATVLVIIAGLAGILMGPWINRWFKIDTAIGQGIGLGVGAHAIGTSKALEYGEQTASMSSVAMTLSAIIGALAGPLFGIWLFP from the coding sequence ATGAATACACTAGCACTTGCCTTCACGATGATAATGTTGACAGTTATGCTGTACTTTTTGATGAACGCTGTCTACGTTAGGCTGCGTTCGCCATTTCTAGTACCTATTCTAACAGCGACTATTGCAGTTATCGTCGTGTTATCGTTATTCAATGTTTCCTACGAAACGTATATGGTAGGGGGTAAGTGGATCGATGCATTGCTTGGTCCCGCCATTGTCTCACTTTGTATTCCACTTTATAAGCAACGGGATATCATTAAGAAAAACCTGTTGCCGATCTTCGGTGGCGTTGTCGTGGGAGGAATTGTCGGGATGTTGACTGGTGTCTTAGCAGCGCGACTTGTTGGATTTTCGAATGATCTGTTAGCGAGCATCTTGCCGAAGTCCATTACTTCTCCCATTGCCATGCAAATAGCAGAAGAGCTTGGTGGCATTCCTTCGCTAGCGACGGTATTGGTCATTATCGCCGGACTCGCTGGAATCCTCATGGGTCCATGGATCAATCGCTGGTTCAAGATTGATACAGCGATTGGCCAGGGCATTGGTCTCGGAGTGGGGGCGCATGCGATCGGAACTTCTAAAGCGCTCGAATACGGAGAACAAACAGCTTCTATGAGTTCGGTAGCGATGACACTATCTGCGATTATCGGTGCGCTAGCTGGTCCGTTATTCGGTATTTGGTTATTTCCATAG
- a CDS encoding transcription repressor NadR yields the protein MRHKSKVLGEQRRDLILRTLQEANHPVTGGELGDLTNVSRQVIVSDINLLKAKNEPIMATNQGYLYTRANERVRAIEKIIVCKHAPEQTAEELNILVDHGVTVKDVRVEHPVYGDVRASIMVSNRQEVKAFIEQIEQAQATYLLNLDDSGIHLHAISAPKQEQLHDAEEALKKAGFLVE from the coding sequence TTGCGACATAAATCAAAAGTGTTAGGTGAACAGCGTCGTGATTTAATACTACGGACGCTACAAGAAGCAAATCATCCTGTAACAGGTGGAGAGCTCGGAGATTTGACGAATGTCAGCAGACAAGTCATCGTCAGTGATATTAATCTTTTAAAAGCAAAAAACGAACCTATTATGGCAACGAATCAAGGGTATTTATACACTCGGGCAAACGAAAGGGTGCGTGCTATTGAAAAAATCATTGTCTGCAAACACGCTCCTGAACAAACCGCAGAGGAGCTAAACATTTTAGTCGATCATGGCGTGACGGTGAAAGACGTCCGTGTAGAACACCCTGTGTACGGCGATGTACGTGCATCGATCATGGTGTCCAACAGGCAAGAAGTAAAAGCGTTTATAGAACAGATCGAGCAAGCGCAAGCCACTTATTTATTAAATTTAGACGATAGTGGGATTCACTTGCATGCTATTTCTGCTCCTAAACAAGAACAATTACATGATGCAGAAGAAGCATTAAAAAAAGCGGGATTCCTAGTTGAATAG
- a CDS encoding IscS subfamily cysteine desulfurase, with product MHYFDYAATTPLREEAASVFVSVSQQHFGNTTSLHDEGGAAQNILAYSRNNLSKMLGVRPEGLYFTSGGTESNALALLSLAQSAKKKGQHIILSAAEHPSLHSAAAYLEGQDFRISLIPFTANGIVDLRALEEAITEDTTVVSIQHCNPEIGTIQPIHAISELVKPKGIYLHSDCVQSFGKLSIRDISPFVDSFSISSHKVYGPKGVGAVYIDPRIRVVPLFPGATQEKGFRGGTVNVPGIASFVTAAELVDPSEVDYVELRSVFLNKLNEHKELFTIYGSQQQSEQLPQIVGLCVKHSEGQLIMLELNRRGFAVSTGSACQVGQQQSSTTMSAMKIPAHLAKGLVRVSFGKTSTSENVTELANVLLEVAVSTQTKGILLDII from the coding sequence ATGCATTACTTTGATTACGCTGCAACTACCCCTCTTCGTGAGGAAGCCGCTTCGGTATTCGTGTCTGTCTCACAGCAACATTTCGGCAACACGACGAGTCTCCATGACGAAGGAGGTGCTGCGCAAAACATATTAGCATACAGCAGAAACAATTTATCGAAAATGCTCGGTGTCCGTCCTGAAGGATTGTATTTCACTTCAGGTGGAACAGAAAGTAACGCTCTCGCTTTATTATCGCTAGCACAGTCTGCCAAGAAAAAAGGTCAACATATCATTCTTTCAGCGGCAGAACATCCTTCCCTTCATTCAGCAGCAGCCTATCTTGAAGGACAAGACTTTCGAATTTCACTCATACCTTTCACAGCCAATGGCATAGTCGATCTACGTGCACTTGAAGAAGCGATTACTGAAGACACGACTGTAGTATCCATTCAGCATTGCAACCCGGAAATCGGCACTATTCAACCGATTCATGCGATATCTGAACTGGTGAAGCCTAAAGGAATTTATTTACATAGCGACTGTGTCCAATCTTTTGGCAAGCTATCCATACGCGACATCAGTCCATTCGTAGATAGCTTCTCGATTTCTAGCCATAAAGTGTACGGACCAAAAGGTGTCGGTGCCGTGTATATTGATCCACGCATTCGCGTCGTTCCTCTATTTCCAGGCGCTACACAAGAGAAGGGTTTTCGGGGAGGAACAGTGAATGTGCCAGGCATCGCTTCATTCGTAACAGCAGCCGAACTGGTAGATCCGAGTGAAGTAGATTACGTGGAATTGCGCTCTGTTTTTCTTAATAAATTGAATGAACATAAAGAGCTATTTACTATTTACGGTAGCCAGCAGCAATCGGAACAGCTTCCACAAATCGTCGGACTATGCGTCAAACACTCGGAAGGACAGCTCATTATGTTAGAATTAAATAGAAGAGGATTTGCAGTGTCGACAGGTAGCGCATGCCAAGTAGGTCAACAACAATCTTCCACGACGATGAGTGCGATGAAGATACCTGCACATTTGGCGAAAGGGCTCGTTCGAGTTTCATTTGGAAAGACATCGACTAGTGAAAATGTTACGGAGCTAGCAAACGTATTGCTTGAGGTCGCCGTTTCAACTCAAACTAAAGGCATTCTCTTAGATATTATATAG